The following coding sequences lie in one Arachis ipaensis cultivar K30076 chromosome B05, Araip1.1, whole genome shotgun sequence genomic window:
- the LOC107642845 gene encoding NEDD8-conjugating enzyme Ubc12, translating to MIKLFKVKEKQRELAENASGGAPVKKQSAGELRLHKDISELNLPKSCTIQFPNGKDDLMNFEVTIRPDDGYYLGGIFLFSFQVSPIYPHEAPKVKCKTKVYHPNIDLEGNVCLNILREDWKPVLNINTVIYGLYHLFTEPNYEDPLNHDAAAMLRENPKLFESNVRRAMAGGYVGQTFFPRCI from the exons ATGATCAAGCTTTTTAAAGTAAAGGAAAAGCAGAGAGAACTTGCAGAAAATGCAAGTGGTGGAGCACCCGTGAAGAAGCAAAGCGCCGGCGAGTTGCGCCTTCACAAAG ATATAAGTGAGCTGAATCTTCCAAAATCTTGTACCATACAATTCCCCAATGGCAAAGATGACCTGATGAACTTTGAAGTTACAATTCGACCTGATGATGGTTATTACTT AGGTGGTATATTTTTGTTTTCCTTCCAAGTATCTCCCATATATCCGCATGAAGCACCAAAGGTTAAGTGCAAGACAAAG GTCTACCATCCAAATATTGATTTGGAAGGAAATGTTTGTCTTAACATCTTAAGAGAAGATTGGAAACCTGTCCTCAATATAAACACGGTTATTTATGGCTTGTATCATCTATTCACG GAACCAAACTATGAGGATCCACTGAATCACGATGCTGCTGCTATGTTGAGAGAGAACCCAAAATTGTTTGAATCTAATGTGAGGAGGGCCATGGCTGGTGGATATGTGGGGCAAACCTTTTTCCCACGCTGTATCTAG
- the LOC107642844 gene encoding uncharacterized protein LOC107642844 → MHIRTQRHSALSPSKSRIPSFKHSQIMKTTQIFGVSISLILINLAAIMEKADENLLPSVYKEVSEAFNAGPSDLGYLTFIRNFVQGLSSPLAGMLVLNYDRPVILAMGTFCWALSTAAVAACHDFMQVAFWRAINGFGLAIVIPALQSFIADSYKDGVRGTGFGLLSLIGNLGGIGGGVLATVMAGKQFWGIQGWRCAFVLMATLSALIGLLVLLYVVDPRKRSTTIHDATDSLDRDEGIYKGNASAASIWMDSWAATKAVIKVQTFQIIVLQGIIGSLPWTAMVFFTMWFELIGFDNNSSATLLSLFAIGCAMGSFMGGSIADQLSQVYPHSGRIMCAQFSAFMGIPFSWFLLKVIPQSVSSYLTFSVTLFLMGLTISWNGSAANAPMFAEVVPVNHRTMIYAFDRAFEGSFSSVAAPLVGILSEKIFGYNAKSVDPIKGSSPEALALSKGLLSMMAIPFGLCCLCYTPLYYIFKRDRENARMVASKEQEMMI, encoded by the exons ATGCATATTCGGACCCAAAGACATAGCGCTCTTTCTCCATCCAAATCTCGCATTCCCAGTTTCAAACATTCTCAAATCATGAA GACAACACAGATTTTCGGTGTGTCTATCTCGCTCATTCTTATCAACCTGGCCGCTATCATGGAGAAAGCCGATGAAAATCTTCTTCCATCTGTCTACAAGGAAGTTAGCGAAGCATTTAATGCCGGACCATCTGATTTGGGTTACCTCACATTCATAAGGAACTTTGTTCAAGGACTATCATCCCCCTTGGCTGGAATGCTTGTTCTAAACTATGATCGCCCTGTAATTCTTGCAATGGGAACTTTTTGCTGGGCTTTATCTACAGCAGCTGTTGCCGCTTGCCACGATTTTATGCAGGTTGCATTCTGGAGAGCTATAAATGGCTTTGGTTTGGCAATAGTGATTCCAGCACTACAGTCTTTCATTGCTGATAGCTACAAGGATGGTGTGAGGGGAACTGGATTTGGATTATTAAGCCTTATTGGTAACTTAGGAGGCATAGGAGGCGGTGTTTTGGCCACAGTCATGGCTGGGAAGCAGTTTTGGGGGATACAAGGGTGGCGATGTGCTTTTGTTTTGATGGCAACCTTGAGTGCATTAATTGGACTCCTTGTTTTGCTTTATGTGGTTGATCCAAGAAAAAGATCTACCACCATTCATGATGCTACTGACAGTTTAGATAG GGATGAAGGTATCTATAAAGGCAATGCAAGTGCAGCATCAATATGGATGGACTCTTGGGCTGCCACAAAAGCTGTGATCAAAGTGCAAACTTTTCAAATCATTGTGTTACAGGGCATTATTGGGTCGCTACCATGGACTGCCATGGTGTTCTTCACAATGTGGTTCGAACTAATTG GGTTTGATAATAACAGTTCAGCAACACTCCTCAGCCTTTTTGCTATTGGATGTGCAATGGGGTCCTTCATGGGTGGATCAATAGCTGATCAACTGTCACAAGTGTACCCTCATTCTGGTCGAATCATGTGTGCGCAGTTCAGCGCCTTTATGGGCATTCCATTCTCATGGTTTCTCCTTAAGGTGATCCCTCAGTCTGTAAGTAGTTACCTCACCTTTTCTGTCACCCTCTTTCTGATGGGTCTAACTATAAGCTGGAATGGTTCGGCTGCAAATGCCCCCATGTTTGCTGAGGTAGTCCCTGTCAATCATAGGACCATGATTTATGCATTTGATCGAGCTTTCGAAGGCTCGTTTTCCTCGGTTGCGGCTCCCCTGGTTGGAATTCTATCTGAGAAAATATTTGGCTACAATGCAAAGTCTGTTGATCCTATCAAAGGATCTTCACCGGAGGCTCTGGCTTTGTCCAAGGGTCTTCTTTCAATGATGGCAATTCCATTTGGATTGTGCTGTTTGTGCTACACACCCCTCTACTACATATTCAAGCGGGACCGCGAAAATGCTAGAATGGTCGCTTCGAAAGAGCAGGAGATGATGATTTGA